One genomic region from Balaenoptera acutorostrata chromosome 1, mBalAcu1.1, whole genome shotgun sequence encodes:
- the LOC103018958 gene encoding LOW QUALITY PROTEIN: mitochondrial intermembrane space import and assembly protein 40-like (The sequence of the model RefSeq protein was modified relative to this genomic sequence to represent the inferred CDS: substituted 2 bases at 2 genomic stop codons) — MASSDFSKPRAHEVGVLGCTVAYCRQEGKDRIVFVTKEDHETPSNAELVANDPNGPXEEHXWILPNGDISWNWLCLGGTASGPRGEQFKAAFSCFHCSTDDVKGLDCVDQFQAMQECMQKYPYLYPQEEEEEEEEEEEEKPADRLEESAASEVTATKEEEGSS, encoded by the exons ATGGCATCTTCTGACTTTTCAAAGCCCAGGGCTCATGAG GTCGGAGTGCTGGGCTGCACTGTGGCCTACTGCCGGCAGGAAGGGAAGGATCGAATCGTATTTGTGACCAAAGAAGACCATGAAACTCCAAGCAACGCGGAGCTGGTGGCCAACGACCCCAATGGTCCGTAAGAGGAGCACTGATGGATCCTGCCCAATGGAGACATCAGCTGGAACTGGCTGTGCCTTGGGGGCACGGCCAGCGGCCCGCGTGGGGAACAGTTCAAGGCGGCCTtttcctgcttccactgcagcacAGATGATGTCAAGGGGTTGGACTGTGTAGACCAGTTCCAGGCCATGCAGGAGTGCATGCAGAAGTACCCGTACCTCTAtccccaggaggaggaggaggaggaggaggaggaggaggaggagaagccagcAGATCGATTAGAGGAATCGGCTGCTTCTGAGGTCACCGCGACCAAAGAAGAGGAGGGATCCAGCTAA
- the C1H1orf50 gene encoding uncharacterized protein C1orf50 homolog isoform X1, with translation MEDGATPGKTQGVIENQGVLSAAGWGGALVELTPTPGGLALVSPYHTHRVGDPLDLVALAEQVQKANEFVRANATNKLTVIAEQIEHLQEQARKVLEDARRDADLHHVACNIVKKPGNIYYLYKRESGQRYFSIISPKEWGTGCPHDFLGAYKLQHDLSWTPYEDAEKQDAKISIVNKLLSQPVALPSSTEPSFQGFTSTESGL, from the exons ATGGAAGACGGTGCAACGCCCGGGAAGACCCAGGGAGTCATAGAAAACCAAGGAGTTCTGTCGGCGGCAGGTTGGGGAG GAGCCCTGGTGGAGCTCACCCCGACCCCCGGCGGCCTGGCCCTGGTGAGCCCCTACCACACCCACCGGGTCGGAGACCCCTTAGACCTCGTGGCGCTCGCAGAGCAGGTGCAGAAG GCTAATGAATTTGTCAGAGCAAATGCCACCAACAAGCTGACAGTCATAGCTGAGCAAATCGAACATTTGCAAGAACAAGCCAGGAAG GTATTGGAGGATGCTCGCAGAGATGCTGACTTGCACCATGTAGCTTGTAATATAGTGAAAAAACCTGGCAACATTTACTACCTTTATAAACGGGAGAGTGGTCAGCGgtatttttccattatttctccAAAG GAATGGGGGACAGGTTGTCCACATGACTTCCTTGGTGCCTACAAGCTACAGCATGACTTGTCCTGGACTCCGTATGAAGACGCTGAGAAGCAGGATGCTAAAATCAGCATCGTGAACAAGTTGCTAAGCCAGCCAGTGGCTCTGCCTTCAAGCACTGAACCCAGCTTCCAGGGCTTCACTTCCACTGAGAGTGGACTCTGA
- the C1H1orf50 gene encoding uncharacterized protein C1orf50 homolog isoform X2: protein MEDGATPGKTQGVIENQGVLSAAGALVELTPTPGGLALVSPYHTHRVGDPLDLVALAEQVQKANEFVRANATNKLTVIAEQIEHLQEQARKVLEDARRDADLHHVACNIVKKPGNIYYLYKRESGQRYFSIISPKEWGTGCPHDFLGAYKLQHDLSWTPYEDAEKQDAKISIVNKLLSQPVALPSSTEPSFQGFTSTESGL from the exons ATGGAAGACGGTGCAACGCCCGGGAAGACCCAGGGAGTCATAGAAAACCAAGGAGTTCTGTCGGCGGCAG GAGCCCTGGTGGAGCTCACCCCGACCCCCGGCGGCCTGGCCCTGGTGAGCCCCTACCACACCCACCGGGTCGGAGACCCCTTAGACCTCGTGGCGCTCGCAGAGCAGGTGCAGAAG GCTAATGAATTTGTCAGAGCAAATGCCACCAACAAGCTGACAGTCATAGCTGAGCAAATCGAACATTTGCAAGAACAAGCCAGGAAG GTATTGGAGGATGCTCGCAGAGATGCTGACTTGCACCATGTAGCTTGTAATATAGTGAAAAAACCTGGCAACATTTACTACCTTTATAAACGGGAGAGTGGTCAGCGgtatttttccattatttctccAAAG GAATGGGGGACAGGTTGTCCACATGACTTCCTTGGTGCCTACAAGCTACAGCATGACTTGTCCTGGACTCCGTATGAAGACGCTGAGAAGCAGGATGCTAAAATCAGCATCGTGAACAAGTTGCTAAGCCAGCCAGTGGCTCTGCCTTCAAGCACTGAACCCAGCTTCCAGGGCTTCACTTCCACTGAGAGTGGACTCTGA